DNA from Desulfuromonas sp. AOP6:
CTGCAGTCCCCGGTCGCTCCCCTCTTGGCTCTGCTCATTGGCCTACAGAACCTTCCTGAGGGATTCAATGCCTACAGGGAACTTAAGAACATCAATCATTCCAGGCCAAACAAAACTCTTATGGTGATGTTTTTTTTAGTCTTTTTGGGGCCCGTCGCCGGTCTTTTCGGATATTTCTTTTTGCATGAGCATGAGTCCATCCTGGCGACCATCATGCTTTTGTCCGCGGGAGGCATACTCTATCTTATCTTTCAAGATATTGCCCCGCAATCTCGCCTGGAAAAGCACTGGGCCCCTCCGCTGGGCGCGGTTTTTGGGTTTTGTCTGGCATTGTTCAGTAAGGTACTTTTCGGAACGGGGTGATACATACTATGTCCCGTGTACAAATTTATCGCCGCCCACTAACAGGCTTTCTTCATAAGAGGGCCCGCGCCGAGTTTTAACGAGAGGGGGAGATCGCGTCGCATGAACTATCAGGAGACCGTGAAGAGCATCTGGCGGCACGGGGCTCACCCCTTACCGGATGATGCGGCCATCCTCAGGGAGATCGTCCGCTATGCCACGCTGGCTCCATCCAGTCACAACACCCAGTGCTGGCGATTTCAACTGGAGAACCGCTCTATTGCCATCCTGCCGGACTTGTCCCGACGCACGCCCGTCGTCGATCCGGACGATCACCATCTCTATGTTTCGCTGGGGTGCGCGGCGGAAAACCTGGTCCAGGCCGCAAAAGCGCTTGGCTTTACGGCCCAACCGGAAGGCCATTCCGCTGCCGGGGCAACAACCTTCACCCTGGAGGCCGCGGAGACACGGGAGTCATCTTTCTTCAAAGCGATTCCCTATCGACAGTGCACCCGAACGGATTTTGATGGTCAACCGCTACGCACCGAAGAACTACGACTGCTGGAGACGGCCGGCAGCGGAAGCAACGTTCGCGTTCTGCTGCTTACGGAACCTGAGACGATGGAAAAGGTGCTCGACTATGTCGTGGAGGGCAACAGCAGGCAGATCAGCAACCCTGCTTTTGTGCGGGAGTTGGAGAGATGGATTCGCTTCAATGACGATGAAGCGCTCAGAACGGGTGACGGCCTGAGCGCCCGCGTGACAGGGAGTCCGCCGGCGCCACGCTGGCTGGGCAGGATTCTGTTTCGGGCCTTTTTGCGGACCAAGCCAGAAAATGACAAGTATGCTCGCCAACTCCGCAGTTCTGCGGGAATTGCCCTATTCGTATCAAACTCAGACGACAAAAGGGAATGGGTCGAAGCGGGTCGCTGCTACGAACGTTTTGCCTTACAGGCAACAGTGCTGGGGATTAAGAATGCCTTTGTGAACCAGCCCGTTGAGGAAACAGGCCTGCGCCCTGAATTCGCCAGAGTGTTCGGCCTGGGGGAGAGCAGGCCGCAACTCGTCGTCCGTTTCGGCCGCGCCAAGGACATGCCGCGGTCGTTACGTCGGCCGGTGGAGGCGGTATTGATTTGAGCCCCCCGCCCCTGCGTCATCAGGAAAATCTCTCGCCTAGGGAAAAAGAGGGCCGTATCCTTTTCGGGCCTGCACAAAAAAACTGCACCGTCTCACCCAAAAATCAGGCTTCGCTTTTGGGTTTGGCCTTGCGGGGTTTCCGCCGTTTTCGAGGTCGGCGGCGGCTGGGTGCTTCACCAGTCGTCGGCTCTTCTTGTTCCGCAGCCTTAAGCAGCGCCCTCTGCCAACTGGCTCCCAGCTCCTGACTTTCTCCCAACACCTTGGTCCACAGCATAAAAAGCTCCAGAACCTGCGGCGTAAGCGGATGGCGGAGCAGGCGTTGTTCGCCGCGCTTGCCGCGCCCGCGGGCCAGGCGGTAGCAGCCCACCAGCAGTTCGCGGGCCAGGTGGCGGATGCCGTGGGCGACGTGAAAATAACCGCAGTG
Protein-coding regions in this window:
- a CDS encoding divalent cation transporter codes for the protein MTDVMSIIWLTAGAGLCIPAGGVIARLEKIQPLWLENEFRHSLIAFGGGILLGAVAVVLIPEGLSSLEDPIYAIPITLAGGILFFAIERFLGLHRRESPQLMGMMLDYIPESIALGGMVALQSPVAPLLALLIGLQNLPEGFNAYRELKNINHSRPNKTLMVMFFLVFLGPVAGLFGYFFLHEHESILATIMLLSAGGILYLIFQDIAPQSRLEKHWAPPLGAVFGFCLALFSKVLFGTG
- a CDS encoding nitroreductase family protein, translating into MNYQETVKSIWRHGAHPLPDDAAILREIVRYATLAPSSHNTQCWRFQLENRSIAILPDLSRRTPVVDPDDHHLYVSLGCAAENLVQAAKALGFTAQPEGHSAAGATTFTLEAAETRESSFFKAIPYRQCTRTDFDGQPLRTEELRLLETAGSGSNVRVLLLTEPETMEKVLDYVVEGNSRQISNPAFVRELERWIRFNDDEALRTGDGLSARVTGSPPAPRWLGRILFRAFLRTKPENDKYARQLRSSAGIALFVSNSDDKREWVEAGRCYERFALQATVLGIKNAFVNQPVEETGLRPEFARVFGLGESRPQLVVRFGRAKDMPRSLRRPVEAVLI